In Thermanaeromonas sp. C210, the following proteins share a genomic window:
- a CDS encoding BMP family protein has translation MKKLVAMLAAAFMVMFLAGCGSGSKTGGNAGSQAPSTGEASGEKDQLKIALLLPGPINDMGWNASAYEGLKQAEEKYGASVAYVENVAQSDMEENFRGFALQGYDLIIGHGFQFGDAAMKVASQFPNVKFVVTSSNISQQPNVASVNIDNEMQGFVMGAVAALLTKSGTVGAIGGEQIPPIIGSVEGFEKGAKYINPDVKVLTAYTGNFNDVNKAKETALAMIAQGADIIMANANQAGLGSIQACQEKGVLAIGSNMDQNPIAPDTVVVSVIKSVPVLISYVVDLIYNNQFEAKFYNLGVKEGAVYLSPWHGFENKIPQEVKDRVASIMKDLEEGRLDIQQYK, from the coding sequence ATGAAGAAATTGGTGGCAATGTTGGCCGCGGCATTCATGGTGATGTTTTTGGCGGGTTGCGGCTCCGGCTCCAAAACCGGCGGCAACGCCGGGAGCCAGGCGCCCTCTACCGGCGAAGCTTCCGGGGAAAAGGACCAGCTGAAGATCGCCCTGCTTCTGCCGGGACCCATTAACGACATGGGTTGGAATGCCTCGGCCTATGAGGGATTAAAGCAGGCCGAGGAGAAGTACGGCGCTTCGGTGGCGTACGTGGAGAACGTGGCCCAGTCCGACATGGAGGAGAACTTCCGGGGCTTTGCCCTGCAGGGATATGACCTTATTATCGGCCACGGCTTCCAGTTCGGGGATGCGGCCATGAAGGTGGCCTCCCAGTTTCCCAACGTGAAGTTCGTGGTAACCAGCAGCAACATCTCCCAGCAGCCCAATGTGGCCTCGGTAAACATCGACAACGAAATGCAGGGCTTCGTGATGGGTGCCGTGGCCGCCCTGCTGACCAAGTCGGGCACGGTGGGCGCCATAGGCGGGGAGCAGATACCGCCCATTATAGGTTCTGTGGAGGGCTTTGAGAAGGGGGCCAAGTACATCAATCCCGATGTCAAGGTCCTAACGGCCTACACGGGCAACTTTAACGATGTTAACAAGGCCAAGGAGACGGCCCTGGCCATGATAGCCCAGGGTGCCGACATTATTATGGCCAACGCCAACCAGGCGGGCCTCGGCTCCATCCAGGCCTGCCAGGAGAAAGGGGTCTTGGCCATCGGCAGCAACATGGACCAGAATCCCATCGCCCCCGATACGGTAGTGGTGAGCGTCATCAAGAGCGTTCCCGTCCTCATTTCTTACGTTGTAGACCTGATTTACAACAATCAGTTTGAGGCCAAGTTCTACAACCTGGGGGTCAAAGAAGGGGCGGTTTACCTCTCCCCGTGGCACGGATTTGAGAACAAGATA
- a CDS encoding ABC transporter permease — protein sequence MKRLVTPIVAVIIGLAVGAVVISLMGLDPVEAYRNLLRGALGSKNGLAETVVKATPLIFTGLSFAIARMAGLLNIGAEGQLYIGGLTSIAVGIYLQGLPPVVHLPLALLAGFVGGGLWGLIAGALKVRFGASEIITTVMLNYVAIYLVSLMVTGPMIEPPGNFPQSPPVQDSAQLPIVLPGTRLHLGFGVALLMVLFYYVFLWHTTVGYEARVTGSNPRAAGYAGINAARNTLLIMFLAGGMGGLAGASEILGVQHRLFQNFSPGYGFDGIAVALLGYNTPLGIILASLLFGVLRSGGNMMQMVAKVPVAIVYVIQAVVIILVACEELFRRWQKAKGRPGFSLSALLSAQPREVKESHD from the coding sequence ATGAAGCGGCTCGTCACTCCAATAGTGGCCGTAATTATCGGGCTCGCGGTGGGCGCCGTGGTGATTTCCCTCATGGGTTTGGACCCGGTGGAAGCCTACCGGAACCTCCTTAGAGGGGCCCTGGGCTCCAAGAACGGCCTGGCCGAAACGGTGGTCAAGGCCACGCCCCTCATCTTTACGGGCCTGAGCTTTGCCATAGCCCGCATGGCGGGGCTCTTGAACATCGGGGCCGAGGGCCAGCTTTATATCGGGGGCCTTACGAGCATTGCCGTAGGCATTTACCTTCAGGGATTGCCCCCGGTGGTGCACCTGCCCCTGGCCCTCCTGGCGGGCTTTGTGGGCGGCGGGCTGTGGGGGCTCATTGCCGGCGCCTTGAAGGTCCGCTTCGGGGCCAGCGAGATCATTACTACCGTGATGCTGAATTATGTGGCCATATATCTTGTAAGCCTTATGGTGACCGGCCCCATGATCGAGCCCCCGGGCAACTTCCCCCAGAGCCCGCCGGTACAGGATAGCGCGCAGCTACCCATTGTCCTGCCGGGGACCAGGCTCCACCTGGGGTTCGGCGTGGCCCTGTTGATGGTGCTCTTCTACTACGTTTTTCTCTGGCACACCACTGTCGGCTACGAAGCGCGGGTGACGGGGTCCAATCCCCGCGCGGCCGGTTATGCCGGTATTAACGCGGCGCGCAACACCCTCCTCATTATGTTCCTGGCGGGGGGTATGGGCGGGCTGGCCGGGGCCAGCGAGATCCTGGGCGTGCAGCACCGCCTGTTCCAGAACTTCTCCCCGGGCTACGGCTTCGACGGGATAGCCGTTGCCCTGCTTGGCTACAATACGCCCCTGGGGATCATCCTCGCTTCCCTCCTCTTTGGCGTACTGCGGAGCGGGGGGAACATGATGCAGATGGTGGCCAAGGTGCCCGTGGCCATTGTGTACGTAATCCAGGCGGTGGTAATCATCCTTGTAGCCTGCGAGGAACTGTTCCGGCGCTGGCAGAAGGCCAAGGGCCGGCCGGGGTTCAGCCTGTCGGCGTTGCTTTCCGCGCAGCCTAGGGAGGTCAAGGAGAGCCATGACTGA
- a CDS encoding xanthine dehydrogenase family protein molybdopterin-binding subunit, translating to MRLEAEAKVTGRAKYAADLFFPGMVHLKVVRSPLPHALIKSIDASEALKVEGVLSVFTGADFPGRVAQERERPVLARDRVRYVGDGVAVVVAENEEAAEEGARRVRVEYEPLPAVLDPLEALKPDAPKVHGESNVICHHVVQRGNPEEGFAEAEVVLERTYRTHRVQHAALEVEAAVAVPEGDHMVVYCPGKSPFNARRIVAEALGWPLNRVIIRETTIGGSFGGKDYDMGVLAARAALAANRLGRPARIKLTREESTVEGTKRHPYVLKYKVGAKKDGTLCAMEVYGVADGGAYVSKTPLVTWRSAVEATGPYRIPHVQVDIYGVFTNNVYADALRGFGSPQVDFAVELLMDELAGILELDPLELRLRNGLREGDTGPTGQVMRDVSLATCLRRVTDAAGWAEKRQAYVNQKGYRRRGIGLACSFRGSCFGAGGEGLDAAGAALLVHRDGTADLSCGIVEVGQGSRTVFARIVEEVLGLPLDRIHVNALDTARVPDSGPTVASRGTVIGGNAVLRAAEQVRRAMEGVAAEMLGCSPGEVTFRAGQVAARDRCEALAFEEVAAECYRRGVSLYGFGWYKAPDLSWDRSCGQGEAYFGYVYAASVAEVEVDLETGQVEVLGYYAAHDVGKALNPAEVEGQICGGAAMGIGYALMEDVGLAGGEVRNTNYDRYLLPTCLDVGTLIPLVVEEPCRFGPLGARGLGEPATQIVAPAIVNAICQAIGGRLYEIPATLEAVLSKARGR from the coding sequence GTGCGTCTTGAAGCCGAGGCCAAGGTTACGGGCCGGGCCAAGTACGCCGCCGACCTGTTCTTCCCCGGCATGGTGCACCTCAAGGTGGTGCGGAGCCCGCTTCCCCACGCCCTCATTAAGAGCATCGATGCTTCGGAAGCCCTGAAGGTGGAGGGCGTCCTGTCCGTGTTTACCGGCGCGGATTTCCCGGGGAGGGTGGCCCAGGAAAGGGAACGGCCGGTCCTGGCCCGGGACAGGGTGCGCTATGTTGGGGACGGAGTGGCCGTGGTGGTGGCGGAGAACGAGGAGGCGGCGGAGGAGGGCGCCCGCCGGGTCAGGGTGGAATACGAGCCGCTGCCGGCGGTGCTGGACCCCCTGGAGGCCCTGAAACCGGACGCTCCCAAGGTGCACGGGGAGAGCAACGTCATCTGCCACCACGTGGTCCAGCGCGGCAACCCTGAAGAGGGCTTTGCCGAGGCCGAGGTCGTCCTCGAGCGTACCTACCGGACCCACCGGGTTCAACATGCGGCCCTGGAAGTGGAGGCGGCCGTGGCCGTGCCGGAGGGGGACCATATGGTGGTCTACTGCCCGGGCAAGAGCCCCTTCAACGCCCGGCGCATAGTGGCCGAGGCCCTGGGCTGGCCCCTGAACCGGGTAATTATAAGGGAGACTACCATCGGCGGGTCCTTCGGCGGGAAGGATTACGATATGGGGGTGCTGGCCGCCCGGGCGGCCCTGGCGGCCAACCGTTTGGGGAGGCCGGCCCGCATAAAGCTCACCCGCGAAGAGTCCACCGTTGAGGGGACCAAACGCCATCCCTACGTACTGAAGTACAAAGTGGGGGCGAAAAAGGACGGGACCCTCTGCGCCATGGAAGTGTACGGCGTGGCCGATGGGGGGGCGTATGTGTCCAAGACCCCCTTGGTGACGTGGCGTTCGGCGGTGGAGGCCACGGGGCCTTACCGCATCCCCCACGTCCAAGTGGACATCTACGGCGTGTTTACCAATAATGTGTACGCCGATGCCCTGCGGGGGTTCGGTTCTCCCCAGGTAGACTTTGCCGTGGAACTGCTTATGGATGAACTTGCGGGGATCCTGGAGCTGGACCCCCTGGAGCTGAGGTTGAGGAACGGCCTCAGGGAGGGGGATACCGGGCCCACGGGCCAGGTCATGCGGGACGTCAGCCTGGCCACCTGCCTGCGGCGGGTGACGGATGCGGCGGGCTGGGCGGAGAAGCGACAGGCCTATGTAAATCAGAAGGGATACCGGCGGCGGGGAATCGGTCTGGCCTGCAGCTTCCGCGGCTCCTGTTTCGGCGCCGGGGGAGAAGGCCTGGACGCTGCCGGGGCCGCCCTCCTGGTCCACAGGGACGGCACGGCCGACCTTTCCTGCGGCATTGTGGAAGTGGGACAGGGCTCCCGCACCGTCTTCGCCCGCATTGTGGAGGAGGTCCTCGGCCTTCCCCTGGACAGGATCCACGTCAATGCCCTGGACACCGCCCGCGTGCCGGACAGCGGCCCCACGGTAGCCTCCCGGGGCACGGTCATCGGCGGCAATGCCGTCCTGCGGGCCGCCGAGCAGGTGCGCCGGGCCATGGAGGGGGTGGCCGCCGAGATGCTGGGGTGCTCACCCGGGGAAGTCACCTTCCGCGCCGGGCAGGTGGCGGCCCGGGACCGGTGTGAGGCCCTGGCCTTCGAGGAGGTGGCTGCCGAATGCTACCGCCGGGGCGTGAGCCTGTACGGTTTCGGGTGGTACAAGGCGCCGGACCTGTCCTGGGACCGGTCCTGCGGACAGGGCGAGGCCTATTTCGGATACGTCTATGCCGCCAGTGTGGCCGAAGTAGAAGTGGATCTGGAAACGGGCCAGGTGGAGGTCCTGGGTTACTACGCGGCCCACGATGTGGGTAAGGCCCTGAACCCGGCCGAGGTGGAAGGCCAGATATGCGGCGGCGCCGCCATGGGGATTGGCTACGCTCTAATGGAGGATGTAGGCCTGGCCGGGGGAGAGGTGCGGAACACCAACTATGATCGCTACCTGCTGCCCACCTGCCTGGACGTGGGCACCCTGATCCCCCTGGTCGTGGAGGAACCCTGCCGGTTCGGTCCCCTGGGGGCCAGGGGCCTGGGTGAGCCCGCCACCCAGATTGTGGCGCCGGCCATCGTCAACGCCATATGCCAGGCCATCGGCGGGCGGCTGTACGAGATACCCGCTACCCTGGAAGCCGTGTTGAGCAAGGCGCGGGGGCGCTAG
- a CDS encoding ABC transporter permease: MTDFIKELTNFLAADVRTAVPLLLAATGLIFSERSGIVNIGAEGMMLIGALAGVVGSYFLGDAWMGALLAALVGALLGLLFGFLVVTARADQVVIGAAFNILGLGLTTSLARVIFGVNTSPPPIDAFRPVAVPGLSRIPVLGEVLFHQSELTYLALLLVPVAYFVLFKTTLGLRVRAVGEYPRAADTVGINVYRIRYGASMVCGLFCGLAGSYLSLSLLNFFTENMTAGKGFIALATVIFGKWNPFGVLGAALVFGAGEALQYRLQATGANIPYQILLMIPYLLTIGALAGFVGRAIPPASSGRPYVKE; the protein is encoded by the coding sequence ATGACTGATTTCATAAAGGAACTCACCAATTTCCTGGCGGCCGACGTCCGCACCGCCGTTCCCCTGCTCCTGGCTGCCACGGGGCTGATTTTCAGCGAGCGCTCGGGGATTGTGAATATAGGTGCCGAGGGCATGATGCTTATTGGGGCCCTGGCCGGGGTTGTGGGGTCTTACTTCCTAGGCGACGCCTGGATGGGGGCTTTGTTGGCGGCCCTGGTGGGCGCCCTTCTGGGGCTGCTGTTCGGCTTCCTGGTAGTCACGGCCCGGGCCGACCAGGTGGTCATCGGGGCGGCCTTCAACATCCTGGGCCTGGGGCTGACTACGTCCCTCGCCCGGGTTATCTTCGGCGTCAATACCTCGCCTCCGCCCATCGACGCCTTCAGGCCGGTGGCCGTGCCCGGGCTGTCCCGCATCCCCGTCCTGGGCGAAGTGCTCTTCCACCAGTCGGAGCTCACCTACCTGGCCCTGCTGCTGGTGCCCGTAGCCTACTTCGTCCTGTTTAAAACCACCCTGGGGCTCAGGGTGCGGGCGGTGGGCGAGTATCCCCGGGCGGCCGACACCGTGGGCATCAACGTCTACCGCATCCGCTACGGTGCCAGTATGGTGTGCGGCCTGTTCTGCGGCCTTGCCGGTTCCTACCTGTCCTTAAGCCTTCTTAACTTCTTCACGGAGAACATGACCGCGGGTAAGGGATTTATCGCCCTGGCGACGGTGATCTTCGGCAAGTGGAATCCCTTCGGCGTTCTGGGGGCGGCCCTGGTATTCGGGGCCGGGGAGGCCCTCCAGTACCGCCTGCAGGCCACCGGAGCCAATATTCCCTACCAGATACTCCTCATGATACCCTACCTGCTCACCATAGGTGCCCTGGCGGGTTTTGTGGGCCGTGCGATACCGCCCGCATCTTCCGGCAGGCCTTATGTCAAGGAGTGA
- a CDS encoding amidohydrolase family protein, whose product MGILIKDGWVLTREGERLEFKRGYVWIEGDRIREVRSDDERKTVLEQQCALVIDARDCAVLPGLVNAHSHLFQTFIRGLGDDKPLMEWLRSAVWPLATCMEEEDFYLAALIGCLENLKGGATSVIDMHYVHTTKASSDMVLQAMQDAGIRGYLCRTSADQNYHPPLMEDKDTVFKEMDRLLSRWHGGAGGRLNLVLGLLNPWACSAELVRAAVEYARGNGLRLQIHVAESDAVVEKTLKAYGMRNVDWLKEQGCVGENVQYVHGVCLEDDELEVLQQHGVSLVHCPIANMYLASGTARVTDWLAKGLNVALATDGPGSNNSQDMMEVLKFTACLQKLRTMDAAALSCGQVLDMATLGGARALGREDLGVLEEGAKADVITVRLDRMHIAPVHRIDSALVYNANGGDVDTVVVDGRVVVYRGRSTMVDEEEVIAKSQERIARLRRKVGL is encoded by the coding sequence ATGGGCATTCTTATCAAGGACGGCTGGGTTCTCACCCGGGAGGGGGAGCGCCTGGAGTTCAAACGGGGCTACGTATGGATCGAAGGGGACCGCATCCGGGAAGTAAGATCAGACGACGAGCGTAAGACGGTCCTGGAGCAGCAGTGCGCCCTGGTCATCGATGCCCGCGACTGCGCCGTACTGCCCGGGTTGGTAAACGCCCATTCTCACCTCTTCCAGACCTTCATCCGGGGGCTGGGGGACGATAAGCCCCTTATGGAATGGCTCCGGTCCGCCGTCTGGCCCCTGGCCACCTGCATGGAGGAAGAGGACTTCTACCTGGCGGCCCTCATCGGGTGCCTGGAAAACCTTAAAGGCGGGGCCACTTCGGTTATAGATATGCATTACGTCCACACCACCAAGGCCAGCTCCGATATGGTCCTACAAGCCATGCAGGACGCGGGGATACGGGGCTACCTCTGCCGGACCTCGGCAGACCAGAATTACCATCCGCCTCTCATGGAGGATAAGGACACGGTCTTTAAGGAGATGGACCGGCTCCTGAGCCGGTGGCACGGAGGGGCCGGAGGGAGGCTTAACCTGGTCCTGGGCCTGCTCAATCCCTGGGCCTGCTCGGCCGAGCTGGTGAGGGCGGCCGTGGAGTATGCCCGGGGGAACGGCTTGCGGCTGCAAATCCACGTGGCCGAGAGCGATGCGGTAGTGGAGAAGACCCTCAAGGCCTACGGGATGCGCAACGTGGACTGGCTGAAGGAGCAGGGCTGCGTGGGAGAAAACGTCCAGTACGTGCACGGGGTCTGCCTGGAGGACGACGAGCTGGAGGTCCTGCAGCAGCACGGGGTATCCCTGGTCCACTGTCCCATTGCCAATATGTACCTGGCCTCCGGGACCGCCAGGGTTACCGACTGGCTGGCTAAGGGTCTCAATGTGGCCCTGGCTACCGACGGGCCGGGCAGCAACAACAGTCAGGATATGATGGAGGTCCTGAAGTTCACTGCCTGCCTCCAGAAGCTCCGGACCATGGATGCAGCAGCCCTTTCCTGCGGTCAGGTTCTGGACATGGCTACCTTGGGAGGGGCCCGGGCCCTGGGAAGAGAAGACCTGGGAGTGCTGGAGGAAGGGGCTAAGGCTGACGTGATAACTGTGCGTCTGGACCGCATGCATATTGCGCCGGTGCACAGGATCGATTCCGCCTTGGTATATAATGCCAATGGAGGTGATGTAGACACCGTTGTGGTGGACGGCAGGGTAGTAGTGTATCGCGGGCGCTCTACCATGGTGGACGAAGAGGAAGTAATTGCCAAGAGCCAAGAAAGGATAGCCCGTTTGAGGAGGAAGGTGGGCCTATGA
- a CDS encoding amidohydrolase family protein, with protein MLDHLLLNATVVTVNPRREIIEGGAVGVEGDRIAAVGPAEEVLRRFGTARQVWDLAGRAVFPGLINTHNHLFQTLIKGLGDDRVLSDWLKYVTFPTAAYLEPEDTYYGALLGCLDGLHSGTTTMVDYMYPHPRPGLSDGILEAFRTLGVRAVFGRGYMNTGEKYGVPRAIMQDKDEVERDFRRLYNEYHGDMIKIWLAPAAPWSSDRETLLAVRDLAREFQTGVAVHISETPFDRWATEDLHGVPDVDLMVELGLMGPNLLMVHCVHLTPRDIRTIRYFDARVSYNPTSNMYLCSGVAPIPRLVEAGVTVGLATDGAGSNNSNDMLETLKLAALLQKVHHLDPTVITAEKVLELATIDAARAIGLEGEIGSLEPGKKADLFVFNPFKGAKAVPMHHPVSTLVYSSSQANVEMVMVNGRVVLADGKVQTVNEERVLPEAHRAAVRLAERAGTGRFLAERGWRSLAF; from the coding sequence GTGCTGGATCATTTGCTCCTCAACGCCACGGTGGTGACGGTTAACCCGCGGCGGGAGATCATAGAGGGCGGCGCGGTGGGTGTGGAAGGCGACAGGATTGCAGCGGTGGGGCCGGCCGAGGAAGTCCTCCGCCGGTTCGGCACGGCCAGGCAGGTATGGGACCTGGCGGGCAGGGCGGTGTTTCCCGGACTCATCAACACCCATAATCACCTTTTCCAAACCCTCATCAAAGGGTTGGGAGACGACCGGGTCCTTTCCGACTGGCTGAAATACGTTACCTTTCCTACGGCGGCCTATCTGGAACCCGAAGATACCTACTACGGTGCCCTGTTGGGATGCCTGGACGGTCTCCATAGCGGGACCACTACCATGGTGGATTATATGTACCCCCACCCGCGGCCGGGCTTAAGCGACGGCATCCTCGAGGCCTTCCGCACCCTGGGGGTGCGGGCCGTCTTCGGCCGGGGTTACATGAATACGGGGGAAAAGTACGGCGTGCCCCGGGCCATTATGCAGGATAAGGACGAGGTGGAAAGGGATTTCCGCCGCCTCTACAACGAGTACCACGGCGACATGATCAAGATATGGCTGGCCCCGGCCGCTCCCTGGTCCAGCGACCGGGAAACCCTCCTGGCGGTACGGGACCTGGCCCGGGAATTCCAAACCGGCGTGGCGGTTCATATTTCGGAGACGCCCTTCGACCGCTGGGCTACCGAAGACCTCCACGGGGTTCCCGACGTGGATCTCATGGTGGAGCTGGGGCTAATGGGCCCCAACCTCCTCATGGTCCACTGCGTCCACCTGACGCCGCGGGACATCCGCACCATCCGGTATTTCGATGCCCGGGTTTCCTACAATCCTACCAGCAATATGTATCTCTGTTCCGGCGTGGCCCCCATACCCCGGCTGGTAGAGGCTGGGGTTACGGTGGGCCTGGCGACCGACGGCGCCGGGAGCAATAACAGCAACGACATGCTGGAGACCCTGAAGCTCGCCGCCCTGCTGCAGAAGGTCCATCACCTCGATCCCACGGTGATTACGGCCGAGAAGGTACTGGAACTGGCCACCATAGATGCGGCCAGGGCCATCGGCCTGGAAGGAGAGATCGGCTCCCTAGAGCCGGGCAAGAAGGCGGATCTCTTTGTGTTCAACCCCTTTAAGGGGGCCAAGGCCGTCCCCATGCACCACCCCGTCTCCACCCTGGTCTATTCCTCCTCCCAGGCCAACGTGGAAATGGTGATGGTGAACGGCAGGGTGGTGCTGGCGGACGGTAAGGTACAGACGGTGAACGAGGAAAGGGTTTTGCCCGAGGCCCACCGGGCGGCAGTAAGACTGGCCGAGCGGGCGGGAACCGGGCGGTTCTTGGCCGAACGCGGGTGGCGTTCCCTGGCCTTCTAA